One stretch of Amycolatopsis tolypomycina DNA includes these proteins:
- a CDS encoding alpha/beta fold hydrolase translates to MNVRNSTHAHGIHVVRDGPREAPPVLLVHGSGASGASWGPVAGLLAGRHDVVRVDLPGCGQSPLAPSYAVPGQAARVAAVLDDLGLRQVVVAGHSSGGYVATSLLAQRPDLVRSLALVSTGPSLGALLPQPWLIRALSAPPLGPLLWRLRSDALIRKGISATTARPVAVPDDAVAELRNIGYRTFREILRENSAYVAERSVPARLAGLGRPVLVVFGAADPRWNPRSAHEYDVVPGVRVEMLPGVGHIPLFEAPEPTSELLLRFAAA, encoded by the coding sequence ATGAACGTTCGCAACAGCACGCACGCGCACGGGATCCACGTCGTCCGCGACGGCCCGCGGGAGGCGCCGCCGGTGCTGCTCGTCCACGGATCGGGTGCTTCGGGCGCCTCCTGGGGGCCGGTGGCCGGACTCCTCGCCGGCCGCCACGACGTCGTCCGCGTCGACCTGCCGGGGTGCGGCCAGTCGCCGCTCGCACCGTCGTACGCCGTGCCCGGGCAGGCTGCCCGGGTGGCGGCGGTGCTCGACGACCTCGGGCTGCGGCAGGTCGTGGTGGCCGGGCACTCCAGCGGCGGCTACGTCGCGACGTCGCTGCTGGCACAACGGCCCGACCTCGTGCGGTCGCTGGCGTTGGTGAGCACCGGCCCGAGCCTCGGCGCACTGCTGCCGCAGCCGTGGCTCATCCGGGCCCTGTCGGCCCCGCCGCTCGGTCCGCTGCTCTGGCGGCTGCGCTCGGATGCGTTGATCCGCAAGGGAATCAGCGCGACGACCGCGCGTCCGGTGGCCGTCCCGGACGACGCCGTCGCCGAGCTGAGGAACATCGGCTACCGCACGTTCCGCGAGATCCTGCGGGAGAACTCGGCTTACGTCGCCGAGCGGAGCGTTCCCGCGCGGCTCGCGGGGCTGGGCCGGCCCGTGCTGGTCGTCTTCGGCGCGGCGGATCCCCGCTGGAACCCGCGCTCGGCCCACGAGTACGACGTGGTGCCGGGGGTGCGCGTCGAAATGCTGCCCGGCGTCGGGCACATCCCCCTCTTCGAGGCGCCCGAGCCGACGAGCGAACTCCTGCTCCGCTTCGCGGCGGCCTAG
- a CDS encoding TIGR03943 family putative permease subunit codes for MKRETQNILLILLGGALVKIAVNGDYLRYVKPAQQPWVIAGGAVMVLLGAVAIVRDLLAARAAATAGPHDDSDGHEHAHSARPAWLLLVPVLAVFLVAPPALGADSVIRTEARVPASAAAANAAAFPPLPAGNVVPLSVNEFVSRAGWDAAGTLNGRTVSLTGFVVHTEGHTLLARLVISCCAADAFPVTVRLRGGEADHLASDAWIQVTGQVVPGTATKDNSYTPDFTPASVTPISAPKDPYEY; via the coding sequence GTGAAACGGGAAACGCAGAACATCCTGCTGATCCTGCTCGGCGGAGCGCTGGTCAAGATCGCGGTCAACGGCGACTACCTGCGGTACGTCAAGCCGGCGCAGCAGCCGTGGGTCATCGCCGGTGGGGCGGTGATGGTGCTGCTGGGTGCCGTCGCGATCGTGCGTGACCTCCTCGCCGCGCGGGCCGCCGCGACCGCCGGGCCACACGACGACTCCGACGGCCACGAGCATGCGCACTCGGCGCGGCCGGCCTGGCTGCTGCTCGTGCCGGTGCTCGCCGTGTTCCTGGTCGCCCCACCGGCGCTGGGCGCGGATTCGGTGATCCGCACCGAAGCCCGGGTCCCGGCGAGCGCGGCGGCGGCCAACGCGGCGGCCTTCCCGCCGCTGCCGGCGGGGAACGTGGTGCCGTTGTCGGTCAACGAGTTCGTCAGCCGCGCGGGCTGGGACGCCGCGGGCACGCTCAACGGCCGCACGGTTTCGCTGACCGGTTTCGTGGTGCACACCGAAGGCCACACCCTGCTGGCCCGCCTGGTGATCAGCTGCTGCGCGGCCGACGCGTTCCCGGTCACCGTCCGCCTCCGCGGCGGCGAAGCCGACCACCTGGCGAGCGACGCGTGGATCCAGGTCACCGGCCAGGTCGTCCCGGGCACGGCCACGAAGGACAACAGCTACACCCCGGACTTCACCCCGGCCTCGGTGACACCGATCTCCGCACCGAAAGACCCGTACGAGTACTGA
- a CDS encoding permease, which produces MSIVSDTETEPGRPTRRFRISSVEVLCAILLIAILAQGWLQQVFDVPALRTGSTVFVAVCVQALPFLVLGVLISGAIAAFVPARVLEKVLPRRAGAAVGVAGLAGVALPGCECASVPVARRLMGQGVAPAAALTFLLAAPAVNPVVLVATAVAFPGKPEMVLARFAGSLATAMVMGWLWARWGKLEWITARALRRLPDVAGGQRWRVFAETARTDLVEAGGFLVLGALISSALNVLVPAKWFGVLGTQLVLGVVVMAVLAVVLALCSEADAFVAASLTALPLLPKLVFLVVGPAIDVKLFALQAGTFGRSFAVRFAPVTFVVAVACALGAGFLVGVA; this is translated from the coding sequence GTGAGCATCGTTTCCGACACCGAAACCGAGCCCGGCCGGCCCACCCGCCGGTTCCGGATCAGCTCGGTCGAAGTGCTGTGCGCGATCCTGCTGATCGCGATCCTCGCCCAGGGCTGGCTGCAGCAGGTGTTCGACGTGCCCGCGTTGCGCACCGGCTCGACCGTGTTCGTCGCCGTCTGCGTGCAAGCGCTGCCGTTCCTCGTGCTGGGCGTGCTGATCAGCGGCGCGATCGCCGCGTTCGTGCCCGCCCGCGTGCTGGAGAAGGTACTGCCACGCCGGGCGGGCGCGGCGGTCGGCGTCGCCGGGCTGGCCGGGGTCGCGCTGCCGGGCTGCGAATGCGCGTCGGTGCCGGTGGCCCGGCGGCTGATGGGGCAGGGCGTGGCCCCGGCGGCGGCGCTGACGTTCCTGCTCGCGGCGCCGGCGGTGAACCCGGTGGTGCTGGTGGCCACCGCGGTGGCGTTCCCGGGCAAGCCGGAGATGGTGCTGGCGCGCTTCGCGGGTTCGCTCGCCACGGCGATGGTGATGGGCTGGCTGTGGGCCCGCTGGGGCAAGCTGGAGTGGATCACCGCCCGGGCCCTGCGGCGGCTGCCGGACGTGGCGGGCGGGCAGCGCTGGCGGGTGTTCGCCGAGACGGCGCGCACGGACCTGGTCGAAGCGGGTGGTTTCCTCGTGCTGGGGGCGCTGATCTCGTCGGCGTTGAACGTGCTGGTGCCTGCCAAGTGGTTCGGGGTGCTGGGCACCCAGCTGGTGCTGGGCGTGGTGGTGATGGCGGTGCTGGCGGTGGTGCTGGCGCTGTGCAGCGAGGCCGATGCGTTCGTCGCGGCGTCGCTCACGGCGTTGCCGCTGCTGCCGAAGCTGGTGTTCCTGGTGGTGGGCCCGGCGATCGACGTGAAGCTGTTCGCGCTGCAGGCGGGCACGTTCGGCCGGTCGTTCGCGGTGCGGTTCGCGCCGGTGACGTTCGTGGTGGCGGTGGCCTGCGCGCTGGGGGCCGGATTCCTGGTGGGGGTGGCGTGA
- a CDS encoding YbjN domain-containing protein: MSATEAVETAELLTRAREALERYLEVHVDDDGALTFSHGGVPCVIQATRLGEGLTVLTLTCVVGWDLADAPALSIAVAERAGQGLFGTLGVGHSDNGADVTLRYAFPAAGLDAAALGTLLMLVVSTASQLRTDLPGIVPGD, encoded by the coding sequence GTGAGCGCGACCGAAGCGGTCGAGACCGCGGAGCTGCTGACGCGGGCCCGGGAGGCGCTGGAGCGCTACCTCGAGGTGCACGTCGACGACGACGGCGCGCTGACGTTCTCCCACGGCGGCGTCCCGTGCGTGATCCAGGCGACCCGGCTCGGCGAAGGCCTCACGGTGCTCACCCTGACCTGCGTGGTCGGCTGGGACCTGGCGGACGCGCCCGCGCTCTCGATCGCCGTCGCCGAGCGGGCCGGGCAGGGGCTGTTCGGGACGCTCGGGGTCGGGCATTCGGACAACGGCGCCGACGTGACGCTGCGGTACGCCTTCCCGGCGGCCGGGCTGGACGCGGCCGCGCTCGGGACGTTGCTGATGCTCGTGGTGTCGACGGCCTCGCAGCTGCGGACCGATCTGCCCGGAATCGTGCCCGGCGACTGA
- a CDS encoding isoprenyl transferase, which translates to MLRRGRENKASRYELRAPDPHPSGAKPPEIPRELVPKHVALVMDGNGRWANQRGLPRIEGHKRGEAVMIDVASGAVELGVKWLSVYAFSTENWKRSPEEVRFLMGFNRDTIRRQVDYLGSIGVRIRWAGRRPKLWASVIKELQAAEEKTKHNTALNMTMCVNYGGRAELGDAMQRIAQDVAAGKLNPDKVNEKTIGKYLYQPEMPDVDLFLRPSGEQRTSNFLLWQSAYAEMVYQDTLFPDFDRTHLWRACLEFAKRDRRFGGAVDQAASS; encoded by the coding sequence GTGCTGCGCAGGGGACGCGAGAACAAGGCGTCGCGATACGAGCTGCGGGCCCCGGATCCGCACCCGTCGGGCGCGAAGCCACCGGAAATCCCGCGCGAGCTGGTGCCGAAGCACGTCGCGCTGGTCATGGACGGCAACGGCCGCTGGGCCAACCAGCGCGGCCTGCCGCGGATCGAGGGCCACAAGCGCGGCGAAGCGGTGATGATCGACGTCGCCAGCGGGGCGGTCGAGCTCGGCGTCAAGTGGCTCTCGGTGTACGCCTTCTCGACGGAGAACTGGAAGCGCAGCCCCGAAGAGGTGCGGTTCCTGATGGGCTTCAACCGCGACACCATCCGCCGCCAGGTCGACTACCTCGGCTCGATCGGCGTGCGCATCCGCTGGGCGGGGCGGCGGCCGAAGCTGTGGGCGTCGGTCATCAAGGAGCTGCAGGCGGCCGAGGAGAAGACCAAGCACAACACGGCCCTGAACATGACCATGTGCGTCAACTACGGCGGCCGCGCCGAGCTGGGCGACGCCATGCAGCGGATCGCGCAGGACGTCGCGGCGGGGAAGCTGAACCCGGACAAGGTCAACGAGAAGACCATCGGGAAGTACCTTTACCAGCCGGAGATGCCGGACGTGGACCTGTTCCTGCGGCCCTCGGGCGAGCAGCGGACGTCGAACTTCCTGTTGTGGCAGTCGGCCTACGCGGAGATGGTCTACCAGGACACGCTGTTCCCCGACTTCGACCGGACCCACCTGTGGCGGGCCTGCCTGGAGTTCGCGAAGCGGGATCGCCGCTTCGGCGGCGCCGTCGACCAGGCGGCTTCTTCGTGA
- the recO gene encoding DNA repair protein RecO, translating to MVNLYRDTGVVLRTHKLGEADRIVTLLTRRHGKVRAVAKGVRRTSSRFGARLEPFGHVDVQFYTGRTLDVITQVETVDAFQLPLVADYQSYTAASAIAETADRLSAEEGEPVLKLYLLVVGALRALAEGQRDSSLVLDAFLLRAMSYAGWAPALTECARCGLPGPHPAFSIAAGGSMCSDCRIAGCVHPAPEVLDLLTALLHGEWPQAEATLPGTRRDASGLVAAHLQWHLERQLRSLPLVERRARESAVRGQ from the coding sequence GTGGTGAACCTCTACCGCGACACCGGGGTGGTGTTGCGCACGCACAAGCTCGGTGAGGCCGATCGGATCGTCACCCTGCTGACCCGGCGGCACGGCAAGGTCCGCGCCGTCGCGAAGGGCGTGCGGCGCACCTCGTCGCGGTTCGGGGCCCGGCTGGAGCCGTTCGGCCACGTCGACGTGCAGTTCTACACCGGGCGCACGCTCGACGTGATCACCCAGGTCGAGACCGTCGACGCCTTCCAGCTGCCGCTGGTCGCCGACTACCAGAGCTACACCGCGGCCAGCGCGATCGCCGAAACCGCGGACCGGCTCTCGGCCGAAGAGGGCGAGCCGGTGCTGAAGCTGTACCTCCTCGTCGTCGGGGCGCTGCGCGCGCTCGCCGAGGGACAGCGTGATTCGTCGCTGGTGCTCGACGCGTTCCTGCTCCGCGCGATGTCCTACGCCGGCTGGGCACCCGCGCTCACCGAGTGCGCCCGCTGCGGCCTGCCCGGCCCGCACCCGGCGTTCAGCATCGCCGCCGGCGGCTCGATGTGCTCCGACTGCCGGATCGCCGGCTGCGTGCACCCCGCCCCCGAGGTCCTGGACCTGCTCACCGCCCTGCTGCACGGCGAATGGCCGCAGGCCGAGGCGACCCTGCCCGGCACCCGCCGCGACGCGAGCGGCCTGGTCGCGGCGCACCTGCAGTGGCACCTGGAGCGGCAGCTGCGCTCCCTGCCCCTGGTCGAGCGACGTGCCCGGGAGTCGGCGGTACGGGGGCAGTAG
- a CDS encoding CD225/dispanin family protein: MTNPYGQQQPPYGQQPQQPGYGPPSGGMPAPYGQPAPYGQPAPYGQPPTGGFGAPGYGMPGGGDINAIKDYKGWAIGCIFLCWILAIFAIMKSNEVGTYKMQGNYAMAEQASRTTKTLCLIASIIGGLGCLFTILWIIIAAVAASSCYGSYC, translated from the coding sequence ATGACCAATCCCTACGGCCAGCAGCAGCCGCCCTACGGCCAGCAGCCGCAGCAGCCCGGCTACGGCCCGCCGTCCGGCGGCATGCCCGCGCCCTACGGCCAGCCGGCGCCGTACGGGCAGCCCGCGCCGTACGGCCAGCCGCCCACCGGCGGTTTCGGCGCCCCCGGCTACGGCATGCCCGGCGGTGGCGACATCAACGCCATCAAGGACTACAAGGGCTGGGCGATCGGCTGCATCTTCCTCTGCTGGATCCTCGCGATCTTCGCGATCATGAAGTCCAACGAGGTCGGCACGTACAAGATGCAGGGCAACTACGCGATGGCGGAGCAGGCTTCGCGCACCACGAAGACGCTCTGCCTGATCGCTTCCATCATCGGTGGGCTGGGCTGCCTGTTCACGATCCTCTGGATCATCATCGCGGCCGTCGCCGCCAGCAGCTGCTACGGCTCCTACTGCTGA
- a CDS encoding RDD family protein produces the protein MTDPYGQQSFGQPPGGQQPFGQPQPGQAPFGQPAPYGQPAPFGQPAPFGQQGNPFGPSRNYASWGQRAFGWLIDFGPVVLLYLILIPFAFAGGDAFSMLAVIGGLAWIGWCVYNRWIQQGNTGQSLGKKVAKIKLVREDTGQPVGAGTAFVRDLAHFVDNVLCYVGWLWPLWDDKSQTLADKIIGTVVVNADDSAAAPFGQPGAGQPGAQPFAGGFPPPGQQPGQPGQFGQPPSGGFPQQPASGGFPQQPQSGGFEQQQQPAPGGFGQPQPGGFGQPQPGGFGQPQPGGFGQPPSPGGFEQQPASGGFGQPSSGGFAAQPPQPGGFGQQPGQPLAPPPGGGAFDEQAERTQMLRPGAGNAFDEQAERTQMLRPEAQGEPEATQKIDPGRFGQPPNEQR, from the coding sequence ATGACCGATCCCTACGGTCAGCAGTCCTTCGGGCAGCCGCCCGGCGGCCAGCAGCCGTTCGGGCAGCCGCAGCCGGGGCAGGCGCCGTTCGGCCAGCCCGCGCCCTACGGGCAGCCGGCGCCGTTCGGGCAGCCGGCGCCGTTCGGGCAGCAGGGCAACCCCTTCGGGCCGTCGCGGAACTACGCGAGCTGGGGCCAGCGCGCCTTCGGCTGGCTCATCGACTTCGGCCCGGTCGTCCTGCTGTACCTGATCCTCATCCCCTTCGCCTTCGCCGGCGGTGACGCCTTCTCGATGCTGGCCGTGATCGGCGGGCTCGCCTGGATCGGCTGGTGCGTCTACAACCGGTGGATCCAGCAGGGCAACACCGGGCAGTCGCTCGGCAAGAAGGTCGCGAAGATCAAGCTCGTCCGCGAGGACACCGGGCAGCCGGTCGGCGCCGGCACGGCGTTCGTGCGCGACCTCGCCCACTTCGTCGACAACGTCCTCTGCTACGTCGGCTGGCTGTGGCCGCTGTGGGACGACAAGTCCCAGACCCTCGCCGACAAGATCATCGGCACGGTCGTCGTCAACGCCGACGACTCCGCGGCCGCGCCGTTCGGCCAGCCCGGCGCGGGCCAGCCCGGCGCGCAGCCGTTCGCCGGCGGCTTCCCGCCGCCGGGACAGCAGCCGGGCCAGCCCGGTCAGTTCGGCCAGCCGCCCTCCGGCGGCTTCCCGCAGCAGCCCGCGTCCGGTGGCTTCCCGCAGCAGCCGCAGTCCGGCGGTTTCGAGCAGCAACAGCAGCCCGCGCCCGGTGGCTTCGGCCAGCCGCAGCCGGGCGGGTTCGGCCAGCCGCAGCCGGGCGGGTTCGGCCAGCCGCAGCCGGGCGGGTTCGGCCAGCCGCCGTCGCCCGGCGGGTTCGAGCAGCAGCCCGCCTCGGGTGGTTTCGGCCAGCCGTCCTCCGGTGGCTTCGCCGCGCAGCCCCCGCAGCCGGGCGGCTTCGGGCAGCAGCCCGGCCAGCCGCTCGCCCCGCCGCCGGGTGGGGGTGCCTTCGACGAACAGGCGGAGCGCACCCAGATGCTCCGCCCGGGCGCCGGGAACGCCTTCGACGAGCAGGCCGAGCGCACGCAGATGCTGCGTCCCGAAGCCCAGGGGGAGCCGGAGGCGACCCAGAAGATCGATCCGGGCCGGTTCGGCCAGCCGCCGAACGAGCAGCGCTGA
- a CDS encoding DUF2752 domain-containing protein: MTTTVYTGYPARGTKATLRALGAPMAVVAGLGACCVAVWVGDPTTPGGFLPVCPTKALLGIDCPGCGGMRMAYSLMHGDIPAALHYNAVSFVVVLLMVWSIAAWTLGRLRGRALDSWLHWRWTPLVFSIVFVVWFVIRNLPFAPFTGLRV, from the coding sequence GTGACCACGACCGTCTACACGGGATACCCCGCCCGCGGCACCAAGGCCACGCTGCGTGCCCTCGGCGCGCCGATGGCCGTGGTCGCCGGGCTCGGCGCGTGCTGCGTCGCGGTCTGGGTCGGCGACCCGACGACGCCGGGCGGGTTCCTGCCCGTCTGCCCGACGAAGGCGCTGCTCGGCATCGACTGCCCGGGGTGCGGCGGCATGCGGATGGCGTACAGCCTGATGCACGGCGACATTCCCGCGGCCCTGCACTACAACGCCGTGTCGTTCGTCGTCGTGCTGCTGATGGTGTGGAGCATCGCCGCGTGGACGCTCGGGCGCCTGCGCGGCCGCGCGCTGGACAGCTGGCTCCACTGGCGGTGGACGCCGCTGGTGTTCTCCATCGTGTTCGTCGTCTGGTTCGTCATCCGCAACCTCCCGTTCGCGCCGTTCACCGGCCTGCGCGTCTGA
- a CDS encoding CD225/dispanin family protein, with protein MTDQYPPPYPPPGGPSYGYGYPPPNPYGPPPDNNMVWAILSTVLCCLPLGVVAIVKSSQVQSLWFQGAHAEAQKAAADARKWAMWSAITTGILLLLYVIFIVVMIVFVGANSSRLTP; from the coding sequence GTGACCGACCAGTACCCACCGCCGTACCCGCCCCCGGGCGGGCCCAGCTACGGCTACGGTTACCCGCCGCCGAACCCCTACGGGCCGCCGCCGGACAACAACATGGTGTGGGCGATCCTGAGCACCGTGCTCTGTTGCCTGCCCCTGGGCGTGGTCGCGATCGTGAAGTCCAGCCAGGTGCAGTCGCTCTGGTTCCAGGGCGCCCACGCCGAGGCGCAGAAGGCCGCCGCCGACGCCCGCAAGTGGGCGATGTGGTCGGCCATCACGACCGGGATCCTCCTGCTGCTCTACGTCATCTTCATCGTCGTGATGATCGTGTTCGTCGGTGCGAACTCGAGCCGGCTGACACCGTGA
- a CDS encoding CD225/dispanin family protein codes for MTDSQGMPNYPGDQPNQPGGQPNYPGGQPGGYQPGPPPSNNLVWAILTTILCCLPFGIVSIVQAAKVNGLWAQGQTAAAQEAANSAKKWAIISAIVGVAWLVLWIILMVAGVFAGMGTSTSSY; via the coding sequence ATGACCGACAGCCAGGGCATGCCCAACTACCCCGGCGACCAGCCGAACCAGCCCGGCGGGCAGCCGAACTACCCCGGTGGGCAGCCGGGTGGCTACCAGCCGGGCCCGCCCCCGAGCAACAACCTCGTGTGGGCGATCCTGACCACGATCCTGTGCTGCCTCCCGTTCGGCATCGTCTCGATCGTGCAGGCCGCGAAGGTCAACGGCCTCTGGGCGCAGGGCCAGACGGCCGCCGCGCAGGAGGCCGCCAACTCCGCCAAGAAGTGGGCGATCATCTCGGCGATCGTCGGCGTCGCGTGGCTCGTGCTGTGGATCATCCTGATGGTCGCGGGTGTCTTCGCGGGCATGGGCACCAGCACCTCGTCATACTGA
- the era gene encoding GTPase Era, giving the protein MTEHRSGFACFVGRPNAGKSTLTNALVGTKVAITSSKPQTTRHAIRGIVHREDAQLVLIDTPGLHRPRTLLGERLNDIVHTTWSEVDVVGFCVPANEKIGPGDKFIAAELQKIAKRTPVVGIVTKTDLVQPQQVAEQLLALQEVMDFAELVPVSAVDGFQVGTLADLLVQRLPEGPQLYPGGELTDEPEQTLVAELIREAALEGVRDELPHSIAVTVEEMLPREGRDDLIDVHAFLYVERPSQKGIILGHKGERLREVGAAARRNIERLLGSKVYLDLHIKVAKEWQRDPRQLRRLGF; this is encoded by the coding sequence ATGACCGAGCACCGTTCCGGCTTCGCCTGCTTCGTCGGCCGCCCCAACGCCGGCAAGTCCACGCTGACCAACGCGCTCGTCGGCACCAAGGTGGCGATCACCTCCAGCAAGCCGCAGACCACCCGGCACGCGATCCGCGGGATCGTCCACCGGGAGGACGCCCAGCTCGTCCTCATCGACACGCCCGGCCTGCACCGCCCGCGCACGCTGCTCGGCGAGCGGCTCAACGACATCGTGCACACGACGTGGTCCGAAGTGGACGTCGTCGGCTTCTGCGTCCCGGCGAACGAGAAGATCGGGCCCGGCGACAAGTTCATCGCCGCCGAGCTGCAGAAGATCGCCAAGCGGACGCCGGTCGTCGGCATCGTCACCAAGACGGACCTCGTCCAGCCCCAGCAGGTCGCCGAGCAGCTGCTCGCCCTGCAGGAGGTGATGGACTTCGCCGAGCTCGTCCCGGTGTCCGCAGTGGACGGTTTCCAGGTCGGCACCCTGGCCGACCTGCTGGTCCAGCGGCTGCCCGAGGGGCCGCAGCTCTACCCGGGCGGCGAGCTCACCGACGAGCCCGAGCAGACCCTGGTCGCCGAGCTGATCCGCGAGGCGGCGCTGGAAGGCGTCCGCGACGAGCTGCCGCACTCGATCGCCGTCACCGTCGAGGAGATGCTGCCCCGCGAAGGCCGCGACGACCTCATCGACGTGCACGCGTTCCTCTACGTGGAACGGCCCAGCCAGAAGGGGATCATCCTGGGGCACAAGGGTGAGCGGCTGCGCGAGGTCGGGGCGGCCGCCCGCCGGAACATCGAGCGGCTGCTCGGCTCGAAGGTCTACCTCGACCTCCACATCAAGGTCGCCAAGGAGTGGCAGCGCGACCCCCGTCAGTTACGCCGGCTCGGCTTCTGA
- a CDS encoding cytidine deaminase — translation MPDLEAEDQKLVTLARSSRARIQAPEGAAVRDTDGRTYAAGTVDQPSFKLTALQAAVAAALSSGAEGIEAAAVVSGEGLLKGASVHAVRDIAKHAPIILADPDGEVLEVLTR, via the coding sequence ATGCCTGACCTCGAGGCCGAGGACCAGAAACTCGTCACGCTGGCCCGGTCCTCGCGCGCCCGCATCCAGGCCCCCGAAGGGGCCGCGGTCCGCGACACCGACGGCCGCACCTACGCCGCCGGCACGGTCGACCAGCCGTCGTTCAAGCTGACCGCCCTCCAGGCCGCGGTGGCCGCCGCGCTGTCCAGCGGTGCCGAGGGCATCGAGGCCGCCGCCGTCGTCTCCGGCGAAGGGCTGCTCAAGGGCGCGTCGGTGCACGCCGTGCGCGACATCGCGAAGCACGCGCCGATCATCCTCGCCGACCCGGACGGCGAAGTCCTCGAGGTGCTCACCCGATGA
- a CDS encoding hemolysin family protein yields MDQLFFAIALVLLAGVFAAADAAISTVSQARADGLARLGLPGARQLAAVVAERRRHINLLLLLRLGCELTATVLVTVFVGTRLAPLGLAVLVAAVVMVVVSYVLIGVGPRTLGRQHPYRIGRYVAGPVRVLGSVLGPLSRLLILIGNAITPGQGFREGPFTSEVELRELVDMAQERGVVEDSEREMIHSVFELGDTVAREVMVPRTEIVWIERTKTVRQALALALRTGFTRLPVIDESVDDIVGVVNIKDLMTGYLDPDGPSTVVDSVMNPASFVPDSKRLDELLKEMQRSHNHMAIAVDEYGGTAGLLTIEDVLEEIVGEITDESDADERPEVEELEGGAVRVSSRMTVDDLGELFGIDLEDHDVETVGGLLAERLGRVPLPGAEAEVAGLRLFAEGGKDRRGRMRITSVVVHPADAEAMTDPVDRTRRRTRLPHPDERDRSVEHA; encoded by the coding sequence ATGGATCAGCTCTTCTTCGCGATCGCGCTCGTCCTCCTGGCCGGCGTGTTCGCGGCAGCGGACGCCGCGATCAGCACCGTGTCGCAGGCCCGGGCCGACGGTCTCGCCCGGCTCGGGCTGCCCGGCGCCCGCCAGCTCGCCGCCGTCGTCGCCGAACGGCGGCGGCACATCAACCTGCTGCTCCTGCTGCGGCTCGGCTGCGAGCTCACCGCCACCGTGCTCGTCACGGTGTTCGTGGGCACCCGGCTGGCGCCGCTCGGGCTCGCCGTGCTGGTCGCCGCGGTCGTCATGGTCGTCGTCAGCTACGTCCTCATCGGTGTCGGCCCCCGCACGCTCGGCCGCCAGCACCCCTACCGCATCGGCCGGTACGTCGCCGGGCCCGTCCGCGTCCTGGGCTCGGTCCTCGGCCCGCTGTCCCGGCTGCTCATCCTCATCGGTAACGCCATCACGCCCGGCCAGGGCTTCCGCGAAGGCCCCTTCACCTCCGAGGTCGAGCTGCGCGAGCTCGTCGACATGGCGCAGGAACGCGGCGTCGTCGAGGACTCCGAGCGCGAGATGATCCACTCGGTGTTCGAGCTCGGTGACACCGTCGCCCGCGAGGTCATGGTGCCGCGCACCGAGATCGTCTGGATCGAGCGCACCAAGACCGTCCGGCAGGCCCTCGCGCTGGCGCTGCGCACCGGGTTCACCCGGCTGCCGGTGATCGACGAGTCCGTCGACGACATCGTCGGCGTCGTCAACATCAAGGACCTGATGACCGGCTACCTCGACCCGGACGGGCCGAGCACCGTCGTCGACTCCGTCATGAACCCGGCGTCCTTCGTCCCCGACTCGAAGCGGCTCGACGAGCTGCTCAAGGAGATGCAGCGGTCGCACAACCACATGGCGATCGCCGTCGACGAGTACGGCGGCACGGCCGGGCTGCTCACCATCGAAGACGTCCTCGAGGAGATCGTCGGCGAGATCACCGACGAGTCCGACGCCGACGAGCGCCCCGAGGTCGAGGAGCTCGAGGGGGGCGCCGTCCGCGTGTCGTCCCGGATGACCGTCGACGACCTCGGCGAGCTGTTCGGCATCGACCTCGAAGACCACGACGTGGAGACCGTGGGCGGGCTGCTCGCGGAACGACTGGGTAGGGTCCCGCTGCCGGGGGCCGAAGCCGAGGTCGCCGGCCTTCGGCTGTTCGCCGAAGGGGGCAAGGACCGGCGCGGCCGCATGCGGATCACCTCCGTGGTCGTGCACCCGGCCGACGCGGAGGCGATGACGGACCCCGTCGACCGGACGCGCCGCCGCACGCGCCTGCCCCACCCCGACGAACGCGACAGGAGCGTCGAACATGCCTGA